The Candidatus Koribacter versatilis Ellin345 genome has a segment encoding these proteins:
- a CDS encoding glycerol-3-phosphate dehydrogenase/oxidase, producing MGNQHFLVFAHLTLCMGVSTCVRAPIPAKRFDVVVIGGGIVGVAIARTTALAGKSTLLLEQHDFASGATCRGPRIVGDVFSDLERGDFAIARETLRERDRLLVERPHLVRPMTGIIALGAESRRSKLEVRFGLWLRRRLGNASQWRPNDAEIDLAKQALGPQRAASVFAFDDATCDFPERLVAEWLREAVAAGAIARNYCRALEVVVKDGTAVGVRTRDLCTDMEQEINAEWVVNATGPFAEQFCSDSHIETPRTIAPLRAIHLALQRFPAAPEATIHFEGVDGNEVMLSPWNGQLLLSAVRPNSNALPFAGPSEAEQDYLRLSLNSILPGVEIRVNTAFAAPVAAFGEGALESPGERNRSLVLNHPGTGKFLTVISGSLTASAFAVAECGRQLGLRTRPDSECVYLPGRGNGIEATLQHWAHAVASSSRIPERVARSIAAWHGRGALCIARLAAGNAELRTTLCPHTDHIVAEAIDAVRYEGALTLADILMRRLPVALSSCWSEECTRTAAQRIGKWMNWSAAQNDLQVECVEAERAAFLVKPGPLRDLSDQLAA from the coding sequence ATGGGGAACCAGCACTTTTTGGTGTTTGCACATCTCACGTTGTGTATGGGCGTGAGTACCTGCGTGCGCGCTCCGATTCCGGCCAAGCGCTTTGACGTGGTCGTAATCGGCGGCGGAATCGTCGGCGTGGCAATTGCGCGAACAACCGCTCTCGCAGGGAAGTCCACGCTTCTCCTCGAACAACACGATTTCGCGTCAGGCGCTACCTGCCGCGGTCCTCGTATAGTGGGTGACGTCTTTTCCGACCTTGAGCGCGGCGACTTTGCGATCGCGCGCGAGACGCTCCGTGAGCGCGATCGCTTGCTGGTTGAGCGCCCGCACCTGGTGCGGCCAATGACGGGAATCATTGCGCTCGGGGCTGAGAGCAGACGCAGCAAACTCGAGGTTCGGTTCGGGCTTTGGCTTCGTCGCCGACTCGGAAACGCCTCGCAATGGAGGCCGAATGACGCTGAAATCGATCTTGCGAAACAGGCCCTCGGCCCACAAAGGGCGGCGTCCGTTTTCGCGTTCGACGATGCTACGTGCGACTTCCCGGAGCGCTTAGTTGCGGAGTGGCTGCGAGAGGCCGTGGCCGCCGGCGCCATCGCTCGTAATTACTGCCGCGCTCTCGAGGTCGTGGTCAAGGATGGAACGGCTGTTGGTGTGAGGACACGCGACCTCTGCACCGATATGGAACAGGAGATCAATGCTGAGTGGGTCGTGAATGCCACCGGGCCCTTCGCCGAACAGTTTTGCAGCGACTCGCACATCGAAACGCCACGGACGATTGCACCACTTCGCGCGATCCATTTGGCTTTGCAGAGGTTTCCCGCCGCGCCGGAAGCCACCATCCATTTCGAAGGTGTGGACGGCAATGAAGTGATGCTGAGTCCGTGGAACGGCCAGCTGCTTTTGAGCGCCGTGCGGCCCAATAGCAACGCGTTGCCGTTTGCCGGGCCTTCCGAGGCAGAGCAGGATTATCTTCGTCTTTCTCTCAACTCGATTCTCCCCGGTGTCGAGATCCGGGTGAACACTGCCTTCGCGGCGCCTGTCGCGGCTTTCGGAGAGGGAGCCCTTGAATCTCCCGGCGAACGCAATCGCAGTCTGGTTCTAAACCACCCTGGAACAGGAAAATTCCTCACCGTAATCAGTGGCTCTCTCACGGCCTCGGCCTTCGCGGTCGCCGAATGTGGTCGCCAGCTTGGATTGCGGACGCGACCTGATTCCGAATGTGTGTATCTGCCGGGACGTGGAAATGGGATCGAGGCTACGCTTCAGCACTGGGCCCACGCGGTCGCTAGTTCCTCTCGCATACCCGAGCGCGTTGCGCGAAGCATTGCTGCATGGCATGGGCGAGGCGCTTTATGCATCGCTCGTCTCGCGGCCGGCAATGCAGAGCTGCGTACGACGCTGTGCCCGCACACCGACCACATCGTGGCCGAGGCCATTGACGCTGTACGGTACGAAGGCGCTCTGACACTCGCAGACATTCTTATGCGAAGGCTGCCGGTGGCGCTGTCATCGTGCTGGTCTGAGGAATGTACCCGCACTGCCGCCCAGCGGATCGGAAAATGGATGAACTGGAGCGCCGCTCAGAACGATCTCCAAGTGGAATGCGTGGAAGCGGAGCGCGCTGCCTTTCTCGTGAAACCGGGGCCCTTGCGCGATCTGAGCGACCAGTTGGCCGCATAG
- a CDS encoding YceI family protein: MSTVARTSTPTTTWNIDPIHSVIEFKVRHMMISTVRGQFTGVSGVVILDNVDVTQSQVNVTIEAASLDTRDAQRDAHLKSSDFFGVEEFPHLTFHSERIERAGSGVLNVFGDLTIRAISLPVVLMITGPTDPVRDLSGNTRIGISGATRINRKDFGLNWNAALDTGGVLVGEEVTIALDIELILASS, encoded by the coding sequence ATGAGTACAGTAGCCCGAACCTCGACACCCACCACCACCTGGAACATTGATCCGATTCACTCCGTAATTGAATTCAAAGTCCGGCACATGATGATCTCGACCGTTCGCGGTCAATTCACCGGGGTTTCAGGAGTGGTCATTCTCGATAACGTGGATGTGACCCAGTCGCAAGTGAACGTCACGATCGAGGCAGCATCCCTCGATACCCGCGACGCCCAGCGCGATGCTCACCTGAAAAGCTCAGACTTCTTTGGTGTGGAGGAGTTTCCACATCTGACATTTCATTCCGAACGTATTGAGCGCGCTGGATCGGGAGTGCTCAACGTTTTTGGGGATCTGACGATTCGAGCGATATCGCTGCCGGTCGTTCTGATGATTACAGGACCGACGGATCCCGTACGAGATTTATCAGGGAACACTCGCATCGGGATCTCGGGAGCCACCAGGATCAATCGCAAAGACTTTGGGCTGAACTGGAATGCGGCGTTGGACACAGGCGGAGTGCTTGTGGGTGAAGAGGTCACCATTGCTCTCGACATCGAGTTGATCTTGGCGTCTTCATAG
- a CDS encoding ABC-F family ATP-binding cassette domain-containing protein has translation MSILINAQKIAKVFGATTLFRDVSLTISEGDRIGLIGPNGSGKSTLLKVLAGEMESDDGNVTRRKRLRVSYVAQDSEFDYGRTIRQVITESMQGAQVPEADREGRLAETLGRVGFQDFNAEAAALSGGWRKRLAIAEALVQQPDLLFLDEPTNHLDLAGIEWLEDFVRYAQLACVIVSHDRYFLENVASRTAELNRVYENGLLLVEGNYSEFLVKKEEFLEAQTKRQESLENRVKTEIEWLRRGPKARTTKSKARTNKANELIGELADLNARTRSATADIDFSATERRTKRLIEMEQVTFQYGERTLFRDLDFLITAGTRVGLVGPNGSGKTTILRLLNDELQPVSGEIKRANALRIVYFDQNRQLDPDITLRRALAPEGDSVVYQDRLIHVASWAARFLFDGQQLNQPVGSLSGGERARVLIAKLMLQPADVLLLDEPTNDLDIPTLEILEESLLEFRGALVLVTHDRYMLDRVSTVVLGLDGFGQVERFADYSQWDEWQRDKTEASKVQPAATKRETAAPPPQKKKLSYMEAREYSTIEQRIHEAEQRLKDAQSAYEDPTISTNAERLITVQAEVEAAQGEVDALIVRWTELEEKQG, from the coding sequence TTGAGTATCCTCATAAACGCCCAGAAAATCGCAAAGGTTTTTGGTGCGACCACCCTATTTCGCGACGTCTCGCTCACCATCTCCGAGGGTGATCGCATTGGCCTGATCGGCCCCAACGGCTCCGGAAAATCCACGCTTTTGAAAGTCCTTGCCGGAGAAATGGAATCCGACGATGGGAACGTCACGAGACGGAAGCGTCTCCGGGTCAGCTATGTTGCCCAGGATTCTGAATTCGACTATGGACGCACTATCCGCCAAGTCATCACCGAGTCGATGCAGGGAGCGCAAGTCCCGGAAGCAGACCGCGAAGGGCGCCTTGCGGAAACCTTAGGCCGTGTCGGCTTCCAGGATTTCAATGCCGAGGCGGCAGCTCTTTCCGGTGGTTGGCGTAAGCGCCTGGCAATCGCCGAGGCGCTCGTGCAACAGCCCGACCTGCTCTTCCTCGACGAACCGACCAATCACCTTGATCTCGCGGGGATCGAGTGGCTGGAGGATTTTGTTCGCTACGCCCAATTGGCCTGCGTCATCGTCAGCCACGATCGCTACTTCCTCGAAAACGTCGCGAGCCGCACTGCCGAATTAAACCGTGTCTATGAGAACGGCCTGTTGCTGGTGGAAGGCAATTACAGCGAGTTCCTGGTTAAGAAAGAGGAGTTCCTCGAAGCACAAACTAAGCGCCAGGAATCATTGGAAAACCGCGTCAAGACTGAAATCGAATGGTTGCGTCGCGGACCAAAAGCACGGACTACGAAGTCGAAAGCCCGCACTAACAAAGCCAACGAACTGATCGGGGAACTAGCCGACCTGAACGCCCGCACCCGGAGTGCCACCGCGGATATCGACTTCTCCGCCACGGAACGCAGGACGAAGCGACTGATCGAAATGGAGCAGGTGACGTTCCAGTATGGCGAGCGCACGCTGTTCCGTGACCTCGATTTCCTGATAACGGCCGGCACGCGTGTTGGACTCGTTGGCCCCAACGGGAGCGGCAAGACCACCATCCTCCGCTTATTGAACGACGAACTTCAGCCTGTTTCCGGGGAGATCAAGCGGGCGAATGCCCTGCGCATTGTGTACTTCGATCAGAACCGGCAGCTCGACCCAGACATCACGCTTCGTCGGGCGCTCGCGCCGGAAGGCGACTCTGTGGTTTACCAGGACCGTTTGATCCACGTCGCATCCTGGGCCGCTCGTTTCCTGTTCGATGGACAGCAATTGAACCAGCCGGTCGGAAGCCTTTCGGGCGGTGAACGCGCGCGGGTTCTGATCGCGAAGCTGATGCTTCAGCCGGCCGACGTTCTTCTCCTCGACGAACCAACCAACGATCTCGACATTCCCACGCTTGAGATCCTCGAAGAGAGCCTCCTGGAGTTTCGCGGTGCTCTCGTTCTTGTAACTCACGACCGCTACATGCTCGATCGCGTGTCAACGGTGGTGCTCGGTCTTGATGGATTTGGACAAGTCGAGCGCTTCGCCGACTACTCGCAATGGGATGAGTGGCAGCGCGACAAGACCGAGGCATCAAAAGTCCAACCCGCCGCTACGAAACGAGAGACGGCCGCTCCGCCGCCTCAGAAAAAGAAACTGTCGTATATGGAAGCTCGCGAATATTCCACGATCGAACAACGCATCCACGAAGCCGAGCAGCGCCTCAAAGATGCACAGAGTGCGTACGAAGACCCCACCATTTCGACGAACGCAGAGCGCCTAATCACGGTTCAAGCTGAAGTCGAAGCCGCGCAAGGGGAGGTGGATGCTCTCATCGTCCGCTGGACAGAACTGGAAGAGAAACAGGGCTAA
- a CDS encoding electron transfer flavoprotein subunit beta/FixA family protein — MKILVCMKQVPQKDAPLKLNESGTWIREDVSYEVNEPDAYALEEALRQKEKNGGEVVVITSGPARAQQVLREALAKGADRAIHLEDDKFVGLDAYNTARAISAAVKDENFDLVFTGLQSDDYGYAQTGVILAELLGAPHATIIMHIEKKDAGIRVKRELESGYFQYVDMPLPAVLTIQSGINKLRYATLIGIKQAKNKPLRKVSYAEVESALGQNLQKIEKLYIPQKTKQTEKIEGSPAEIAKKLVDKLKNEIRVL, encoded by the coding sequence GTGAAAATCCTGGTCTGCATGAAGCAGGTACCGCAGAAAGATGCCCCGCTGAAGCTCAATGAGTCGGGTACCTGGATCCGTGAAGATGTTTCGTACGAAGTCAACGAGCCAGATGCTTACGCGCTCGAAGAGGCACTTCGTCAAAAGGAGAAAAACGGCGGCGAAGTTGTCGTAATCACCTCCGGTCCGGCGCGTGCCCAGCAGGTGCTGCGCGAAGCGCTGGCCAAGGGTGCGGACCGCGCCATTCACCTCGAAGACGACAAATTTGTCGGCCTCGACGCCTACAACACCGCGCGTGCGATCTCCGCAGCAGTCAAGGACGAGAATTTTGACCTTGTCTTTACTGGCCTGCAATCCGACGACTATGGCTACGCGCAGACTGGCGTGATCCTCGCGGAACTTTTGGGCGCGCCCCATGCCACGATCATCATGCACATCGAGAAGAAAGATGCCGGTATTCGTGTGAAACGCGAACTGGAAAGCGGATACTTCCAGTATGTGGACATGCCGCTTCCCGCGGTGCTGACCATCCAGTCGGGCATTAACAAGCTGCGTTATGCGACGCTGATCGGCATCAAGCAGGCGAAGAACAAGCCGCTGAGGAAAGTTTCGTACGCCGAGGTCGAGAGCGCACTCGGCCAGAACCTGCAGAAGATCGAAAAACTTTATATTCCCCAGAAAACGAAACAGACCGAAAAGATCGAAGGATCGCCGGCCGAAATCGCGAAAAAGCTGGTGGACAAGCTGAAGAACGAAATTCGCGTTTTGTAA
- a CDS encoding DUF481 domain-containing protein, with the protein MVTFVNGESMSGQLVKVTDGKVFFHSDMVGDVSFDWDKVKDLKTTKPFAVVPKGAKIGKHGEGTSEGTIAVSDNKLSVASTTVPTGDAAFVVDQPTFEKQMHHNGFLTGWVGAITAGVSLVRATQDNTNFTSSFTFQRRSPTAEWMTTRSRTLIDFTNVYGKVTQAGTPDVKTSIYHADGEQDEYFSERFYALGHASFDHNFSQGLDLQQLYGGGLGFTVLKTKIHELDFKGDLHYEKQQFDVASSNQNLIGSEFVESYIRKLAHGMVFTEGVLYDAAWNNTTAYSAQGTIGLAAPFSKRFSLSINLLDGYINNPPPAFKKNSLQFTTGLTYTVK; encoded by the coding sequence ATGGTGACCTTTGTCAACGGGGAGTCGATGTCGGGTCAGTTAGTAAAAGTGACTGACGGAAAAGTCTTCTTCCACAGTGACATGGTGGGAGATGTGTCGTTCGACTGGGACAAGGTCAAAGACCTAAAGACGACGAAGCCGTTCGCGGTTGTACCCAAGGGCGCGAAGATCGGAAAACACGGCGAAGGCACTTCCGAGGGCACGATCGCAGTCAGCGACAACAAGCTCTCGGTTGCCAGCACGACGGTACCGACTGGCGATGCTGCGTTCGTGGTCGATCAGCCCACATTCGAGAAGCAAATGCACCATAACGGCTTCCTGACCGGGTGGGTCGGCGCGATCACCGCGGGAGTTTCGCTGGTGAGAGCTACTCAGGACAACACGAACTTCACCAGTTCGTTCACCTTCCAGCGACGCAGCCCAACTGCCGAGTGGATGACAACGAGATCGCGAACGCTGATTGACTTCACCAACGTCTACGGCAAGGTGACGCAAGCCGGAACGCCGGATGTGAAAACGAGCATCTACCACGCCGATGGCGAACAGGACGAGTACTTCAGCGAGCGTTTCTATGCGCTAGGCCACGCCTCCTTCGACCACAATTTCTCGCAGGGTCTTGATTTGCAGCAGTTGTACGGTGGCGGTCTGGGATTCACCGTGCTCAAGACAAAGATCCACGAGTTGGATTTCAAAGGCGACCTGCATTACGAGAAGCAGCAGTTCGACGTTGCATCGAGCAACCAGAATTTGATTGGATCCGAGTTTGTCGAGAGCTACATACGAAAGCTGGCGCACGGAATGGTCTTCACGGAAGGCGTTCTGTATGACGCTGCCTGGAACAATACCACCGCATATTCCGCCCAAGGCACCATCGGTCTTGCAGCCCCATTTTCAAAGCGCTTCAGCCTGTCGATCAATTTGCTCGATGGATATATCAATAACCCGCCGCCGGCGTTCAAGAAGAACTCGCTCCAGTTCACCACGGGCCTGACGTACACGGTGAAATGA
- a CDS encoding electron transfer flavoprotein subunit alpha/FixB family protein — translation MADTILVVVEQRQGKLNPVSYETLAGAQQLAAETGWALEAAVVGENAAAIAPDIATKKVAKVYAIEGEKLKAYTPDGFASALKAFIQSKQPKLVLMPHTYQVRDFAPKLATAMNSTLISDATGYRKDGDRVLFTRQMFQGKFAADVAFTGPGPHFATFQAGAFRADKIESGAAAPIENVSAEVADVRNKPEEVFKEAKQAVDLTQADIIVSVGRGIKEQKNIELAKQLADALGGEIAASRPICDAGWLPMDRQIGSSGQTVAPKLYLALGISGAIQHLVGMKGSRSIIAINKDSEAPIFEIADVAVVGNLFDIVPPLIEEVKKAKGV, via the coding sequence ATGGCTGACACGATCCTGGTAGTGGTAGAGCAGAGGCAGGGTAAGTTGAACCCGGTTTCGTACGAAACGCTGGCAGGAGCACAGCAGCTTGCGGCAGAAACCGGCTGGGCTCTGGAAGCCGCAGTGGTAGGCGAAAACGCGGCAGCCATTGCTCCAGACATCGCGACGAAAAAAGTCGCAAAGGTCTACGCAATCGAAGGCGAGAAACTCAAAGCCTATACGCCCGACGGCTTCGCCAGCGCGCTGAAAGCCTTCATCCAGTCCAAGCAGCCCAAGCTCGTCCTGATGCCGCATACCTACCAGGTCCGCGACTTCGCGCCGAAGCTCGCGACCGCAATGAACAGCACCCTCATCAGCGACGCCACCGGTTATCGCAAAGATGGAGATCGCGTTCTGTTCACCCGCCAGATGTTCCAGGGTAAGTTTGCCGCCGATGTCGCCTTCACCGGTCCTGGCCCGCACTTCGCAACGTTTCAGGCCGGTGCGTTCCGCGCCGACAAGATCGAGTCCGGAGCCGCTGCGCCGATCGAAAATGTTTCGGCGGAAGTTGCTGACGTTCGCAACAAACCCGAGGAAGTCTTCAAAGAAGCGAAGCAGGCAGTCGATCTCACGCAGGCCGACATCATCGTCAGCGTTGGCCGCGGCATCAAGGAACAGAAAAACATCGAACTCGCCAAGCAGTTAGCCGACGCCCTCGGCGGCGAAATCGCAGCGTCCCGCCCCATCTGCGACGCTGGCTGGCTCCCCATGGACCGCCAGATCGGAAGCTCCGGCCAGACCGTCGCCCCGAAGCTCTACCTCGCACTCGGCATCAGCGGTGCCATTCAGCACCTCGTCGGCATGAAGGGCTCGCGCTCCATCATCGCCATCAACAAAGATAGCGAAGCCCCAATCTTCGAGATCGCGGACGTCGCGGTCGTCGGCAATCTGTTCGATATCGTCCCGCCGCTGATTGAGGAAGTGAAAAAGGCGAAAGGCGTTTAG
- a CDS encoding superoxide dismutase → MAHEVPPLPYDYSALEPTIDTQTMHLHHDKHHLAYVTNLNAALEKAPELQSKSAEDLLKDLNSVPEAIRTAVRNNGGGHVNHSMFWAIMGPNAGGEPTGEIADAINSTFGSFATLKEKFNEAGVKQFGSGWAWLVKGADGKLAVTSSPNQDNPISQGQFPILGNDVWEHAYYLKYQNRRADYLKEWWNVVNWTEVNRRLKQAK, encoded by the coding sequence ATGGCCCACGAAGTCCCACCGTTGCCGTATGACTATTCGGCGCTGGAGCCCACGATCGACACGCAGACGATGCATTTGCACCATGACAAACATCACCTGGCGTATGTAACGAATTTGAACGCCGCGCTGGAAAAGGCGCCTGAACTGCAAAGCAAGAGCGCGGAAGATCTGTTGAAGGACCTTAATTCCGTTCCTGAAGCCATTCGGACAGCGGTCCGTAACAATGGCGGCGGACATGTGAACCACTCGATGTTCTGGGCGATCATGGGCCCGAACGCGGGCGGCGAGCCGACCGGCGAGATTGCCGACGCGATCAACTCCACGTTCGGCAGCTTCGCGACACTCAAAGAAAAGTTCAACGAAGCCGGCGTGAAGCAGTTCGGCAGCGGTTGGGCGTGGCTTGTGAAGGGAGCCGACGGCAAGTTGGCGGTCACCAGCTCACCGAACCAGGACAATCCGATCTCTCAGGGACAGTTCCCGATCCTCGGCAACGACGTCTGGGAGCACGCCTATTATTTGAAGTACCAGAACCGCCGCGCAGATTACCTGAAGGAATGGTGGAACGTGGTGAACTGGACGGAAGTGAATCGTCGGCTGAAACAAGCCAAGTAG